One Pelodiscus sinensis isolate JC-2024 chromosome 24, ASM4963464v1, whole genome shotgun sequence DNA segment encodes these proteins:
- the LOC102455595 gene encoding nuclear receptor subfamily 2 group F member 5 isoform X2, whose product MAHTQTSPGQYLLNNGDPYNGHSYLTGFISLLLRAEPYPTSRYGAQCLQSNIMGIENICELAARLLFSAIEWAKNIPFFPDFQLSDQVSLLRMTWSELFVLNAAQCSMPLHVAPLLAAAGLHASPMSADRVVAFMDHIRVFQEQVEKLKALHVDSAEYSCLKAIALFTPDAVGLSDLGHVESVQEKSQCALEEYVRNQYPNQPSRFGRLLLRMPSLRIVSAPVIEQLFFVRLVGKTPIETLIRDMLLSGSSFNWPYIPMQ is encoded by the exons ATGGCCCACACGCAGACCAGCCCAGGCCAGTACCTGCTGAACAACGGGGACCCGTACAACGGCCACTCCTACCTGACCGGCttcatctccctgctgctgcGGGCGGAGCCGTATCCGACCTCCCGCTACGGGGCCCAGTGCCTGCAGTCCAACATCATGGGCATCGAGAACATCTGCGAGCTGGCGGCCCGCCTGCTCTTCAGTGCCATCGAGTGGGCCAAGAACATCCCCTTCTTCCCCGACTTCCAGCTCTCGGACCAGGTGTCCCTGCTGCGCATGACCTGGAGCGAGCTCTTTGTCCTCAACGCCGCCCAGTGCTCCATGCCGCTGCACGTGGCCCCACTGCTGGCGGCCGCCGGGCTTCACGCCTCGCCCATGTCGGCCGACCGGGTGGTGGCCTTCATGGACCACATCCGGGTCTtccaggagcaggtggagaagctCAAGGCCCTGCACGTCGACTCGGCGGAGTACTCCTGCCTCAAGGCCATCGCGCTCTTCACGCCAG ACGCAGTGGGCCTCTCGGACCTGGGCCACGTGGAGAGCGTCCAGGAGAAATCGCAGTGTGCCCTGGAGGAGTACGTCCGGAATCAGTACCCCAACCAGCCCAGCCGCTTTGGCCGGCTGCTGCTCCGCATGCCCTCCCTGCGCATCGTCTCGGCGCCCGTCATCGAGCAGCTCTTCTTTGTCCGCCTGGTGGGCAAGACGCCCATCGAGACCTTAATCCGGGATATGCTGCTGTCGGGCTCCAGCTTCAACTGGCCCTACATCCCCATGCAgtga